The Cucurbita pepo subsp. pepo cultivar mu-cu-16 unplaced genomic scaffold, ASM280686v2 Cp4.1_scaffold000993, whole genome shotgun sequence genome segment TTTTACTACAGGGTCTGGAGTTCCTGCTCTGGAGCTGCTGCATTGACAGGCTTATATGAATGGAATGCTTGCTGTCTCCTTCTCCAAATAAACCACACTCCCATTGCTGACAACCCAAGAATAAGCGTGACCATAATGGCTAAACCCACCAAAATATAAAGTCGCTTCCACAATGACCTAAACAATATAAAACAGATTGGATAACATTAATGCTATGCAACATTTAGCCATCCATGAATACAAGACTCTAACTAAGAACGTAGTAACAACATAACATTTGTATGACTACATTACCATTTTAGTCCTTAAGACGTCACAATATGTCTATTTAatctatgaatttttaaacgTTTCAACTGGACTATATTTGACGTGATGtgataaaacaaaatgtaacaaaATCAGTGTAAATTTTATCACACTTAGCTCGCTTCCTTGAATTTATTATAGGTAATAATCAGGTCAATATTTTAGTAAATGATGCAAAGAAAGGCTCGTGACATTTGACCCACAAAAAGGCTCAAAAAACTATTGAAATAGCGGAAGCTAACTTGAGGAAAGAGCCAACCCATCAAGAAAAATGTAGTCCActtatttttttctagtttGCTTAATCTCTCAGAGTATGTGAGCGCGTTGTCTTAGAATAAAAACCAAACTTTTAACAACATAATTCAAACCAAACTTTTAACAACATAATTCAAAGCTTTTCaagtttaaaaactaaatagacACAACTAAGAAGATTGATTGACTATCttcataatttaacatttaaacCTATTTACATACTTACCTATCCATTAGAGGTTCGACATTCCATCGAATGACCCGGTAACTTCCGTACTTAGGGGGTAGCTTCATGTGATGCTCGACGATCAGGGAAATTATTGTCTGCCAgagaaacaatattttaaagggATGCTTGAGAATTTCGGTTGTTATGCAGTTTACAGTTGCAGGTATATTCACTTACAGTAGCAGTCGCAGGTGAGAAAAATTCTGAGGATCCATTAGGGAGTATGGCCAATTGAATAAGTGAATGATTTCCTCTCATGGTAAAGTTCAATAAACGGACCTGAAATAATGGTTAAAAATGATATGCAGTAAAAAGTTGGATACAGTCACAACTCAATTAGTAAGAAAAGCTGAGAGAGATGTCTCTCGGggtaaattataagtttagccCGTGAATTTTGATCGTTGCATCAATTTATTCTCCTTAAACTTTAATAGATTTCACCTCTCACTAATGTTGTAAACTAAACTATGACATGATATGTTCACTGAACCAATGTTAGCTCATTTGGCATGTCAATATTTAGTGAAGAGTTAACTAAATATAGGAACTATTTAGAACCATAATTAATGACTTTTAACTAACTAACGTCAATGTTTAATGACTTGTAAAGCTTAGGGATCAAATAGCCATAACAATGGAAtacatttataataaaaccTATTTGttattacattaattattgttaaatactgcaaaataaattttaatcccCAATGTGTCAAGTGTACTAACCTGTGAATGACTAACATTTAACTCGTGAGCAATATGATCGGAAAGTTGTGTAATATGAGGCTCCAGATGTTTGTAGCTTATGTTCAACAAGATATCAAATGTGATACGTCCAATCTGGAGATCTTCTGCACGTAGTACAAAATAAAACACTTTAACAAACAGACCTTTAAGGTAGAGATTGCAACagataataaatttgttaaaatactctttttttttttataagaaataatttcattgatagtatgaaattacaaaagggGTTGTTAAAACAATCATCGTTTGATAATTGCATTTCAAAATGGtctataatatttataatcaaattccGAAAAATGGTATTTCCATGACACTGgttatgtaatttttttcacCCAACAGTTCTCTTACACATTAGCATGTATATCAAAGAAGACAAATGGTAGAACCTCAACTGTCATCATGGTATGAAGGATGGTATAACTTGTTTTAACTTTCCAAATCAATTAAGCTCAACGACCATATCGACAtataaggaaaagaaaattactacAGAACCAACTGATGCAGTCAAGCTGCCGTATTAGcataaaagcaaaaataaacCTTGCAATTAACCATACCCGGAATCATATCATATGGTGATTCGCTTGGAGCTGATGCAGGTGCCATATCAGTATCGTGTGATGTATTTGAAACTGAAGGAGCATGGGCATTATCATCCGAAATGTGAAGCCTTTCCCATAACTCGGAACAATTAGTTTTCCAAAATCCAATTTTTGAATGCTCTCTGTCATACATCACTAAAGTGTTGCGGACAATGATTCCTGTAACAGAAAACAGTCATGCTAAAATGTGATAtgtgattaaattaaaaaataaaaaggcgAATTCACAAAGTGAACAGTCAGAAATTCCAAATTCCTATGCATTCACGAGCGAAAATCGTCTGAGACATGAAAAAATCGTACCTCCTAGAAGAGTAGTTTGATCATTATTTCCATTCTCGAAAATTCCCAGACAATATGCACCATGTACCTTTGAGTGCTGAAGTAATGATTCAGAAAATTCACAGTAAAGAAGAATCCGTTAGCTCAAACTTTTATGACCACTATATCAATTGAATACAAAGATCAATTCAAGGCCCTTATTTTTGTTAAGGAGGATTATACTGCCAAACCCCACACATAATCCCATGTAAACAGACACAGATACAAAGAAGTAACGCAAAAATATTAAGTAATCAAGGGATATTCCTTACCCGGAACAAGTAATTTTCTGGTGCTAGAGACAACTTTTGGCCATTGTCAAATACCAAGTCAACTGTCGGAAATGTTTTTGATAATTCAGCAGCATCACTAACATAAAGTAACGAATCATAATTACTTATTGTTGTAAATCACTTTCAAAACTGACAACGTATTACCTAACCATACCTTCCAGCACCAGAAAAACAtgtatctttaaaatttgggTCAGGACCACCAATCTTCTTCAAAGAATGAAGCGCATTCATAATCTgaaagattttttctttttaaattcattatgCATTCTAAAACAAAGAAGTAAAAAACAGGACTTCAAACTGCTAACGACTCAAGATCAAATCTGTAATTTTGTAATCAAGGGAACACTAATAgagaaaacaagagaaaagaGACACAGGATATATGCCTGGTCATGGTTTGACAACTACAGGGATCGATCCTTTCTAATAAGGAGCCAAAAGTTTTTTTCGtttcctcttcctttctcCATTTAATTGTATCGATGAAGTTTTTTCAGGCAACACAAGAACTTGGCTTAACACTGAATTGAAAGCCTCCACAAATATGACAAATGTTCTCATTTATTAAGATTGACAAGGAAACAATGTAAATTGATTCATATCAAATCGTTAAAATGTAAAGCAACTAGAACAagtttacaaaagaaaatgaaaaaacgaTGCAAACAATTATCAGATTGGAACAGAAATAGAAGAAAGATAACCCTGGAAAAGTAAGAATTAGACTGTCTTACTATGTCCTTGTGAAAGCATGCAACAATCTTCAAATTCAGACATTACTAAAGAAACTCCTGACTGAGAATGTTAAATTCAGGGAAATAAAAGCTTACAGCATTCTTGAAAGGTCCAAAGGCTTCCTGTGGTAGGTAAGAATAAGTTGTACCACTATCCAAGACAGATCCATATCTTCCGTCAAAAACGCTTGGCTCGAGAGGCAGCTTTTTACCCGCAACATGTATCTCCTTCAAATCAACATTGTAATATGGACTGTTGCCATCCCGAAACTAAAGTAAATGTGTGAGATGTATCAATTGTAATTGTTATGAAAGAGCATGaagtacaatttttttaaggttaaacGGCTTTAGTACACACCTTCTCACAGGGTCTGAGTAGCTAAAAATCATCTCTGATGGAGGAGAGATTCCACCAAGAACCATAGCACCACCACCAATATCCATACCACCATAGCATAATGAGAAAGAATCATTAATCACACCTTTTTCAACTAGTTGGTCGACAATACTAAGATCACCACTGCCCAAACCCATAATTCCATCAGCACGTTGACTGTAAAGATCACCAGTTTCCTCATTCTCACAACCAAACACAGCACGCTGGGGTACGAGTGCACTCTGATTTCCAAAggatataacatcatcaccaAGGACACCACTGCTAGTACTCATTTCAGCATACTGCCTCTCATAGACACACTGCACTCCGTCACCGTCACAAGTGCAATCAGAATTGCATTTGACAGGTTGGTAAGTGCTTGACAATTCTGGGTCAAACTTTGGGTcctgaaagaaataaaagtttaagtAGAGAGAACAGCACATTGCAAGGTTCCTTTGAAGAAAAAACTAGAAATGTTTTAatataaatgtaataaatGACTGCACAAATTTTATCCATAAAACCATCGGAGGAACAAGCTTCAAGACCCATATAGAATACCGACAATACAATTCTGTCACATTCATTAAATAGATAATGCCTTTTAGTTATCCACATTTCTCTAAATTGGAGGGAAACAACATTGTAGTGTCCAGAGTCAGACAGCATTCCGAGATCAGTTCTTCCCAGAAGAAAACAATTTGTCCATCGAAGGAGACCTTATGATTTACCCTTTGGTGCAGAATAAACATATATCATTCGAGGATCCATGTCATTTGATCTATTTCTTAACCAGACTGATAAATTACCAATTTCCAAATCAATATCATAAAAAGCAGATAAAGGAAACAGAGCAGATGATTGAATATGACTATGAAGGCCTTATAAATGATCTAGCAAGCATCAATTTGTAAACATTTTAACCTGGTGCTTCCCACAAAGTTCGCAAGTTGAGCAAGGAACATAAGTAACCGTACTTCCCGTATCAACAATAAGAGCGAATTTCTGCGGCGGAGTACCGATCCAAAGCCGCGTCGTATAATACCTgaaccaaaaaccaaaaaccaaaaaccaaatttCATCAAACGAAAATCATAACCATCCAAAAATTAAAGGAGGTGGATCATACCCATTGAGAAGGAGATCGTCGTAGAGCCGCATTCGAGCGTTGGAACGATTATTCGAATTGGGGAATCCGCGGAGACGACGATGAGGCTTGGAGATCAATTTGGAGGAATTGGGGGACGAGCGATAAAGAGGCAACACCATGGCGCGATGCGAAGGCGTAAGGAGAGGATTGGAGGAGATGGGATCGGCGGAGAGAGTGAAATGCGTGAGGTGCAAGAAATGGAGGAGAAGAGCGAGGAGTAGATTGGGTGTTCGTGCCATTGGCGATTGGATATGGGAGAGGTCAACGGAAGGAGGCAGAtcgaagaaggaagaaggagaatGGATTGAAGGGAGGCGAGATGAAGGTGAGAgctgattgattgattgattcaaaataaacaattgCAGTTAAAGTTGGGTGAAGGATGATTCATTTTAAAGAAAGCGAGGGAAAGCCAAACTTCACTCAGAGGTCCCAGAGATTTTCCAAACTTGCCTTTTGACGGGTTAAGGAACTATACGAGTTGGTTGGgctgaattaaaaataagaaataaaataaaataaaaaaactatgaCACTTAAGTCTGAGTACAACCCTCtctatataaataattatacttatttatgttaatacttaaatattaaatactcACCGATCACAAGAATCAATTTAACTAAGAAAAATCTAGAGGGTTAGATCAGGTGAagttgattattttattaaactttttttttttaaattataattgtgtatttaaaaactttaaactcAATAGAGAGATGAACCAAACAATCCTAATAAGGTgcgaaaacctctcctaaTAGGCTCGATTTAAAACTGTGAGCCTTATGGCAATACTTAATGGACAAAAatggacaatgtctgctaacagtggggtggacttttacaaatgaaatcagagctagtcactgGGCAATGTACCAAAAAtagacaatgtctgctaggagtgggcttggacttttacaaatgaaatcagagctagtcactaggcgatgtgccagtgaggacgcttgGCACTCAGAAGGGGTcgatagtgagatcccacgtcgattagagaggtgaagaaacatttcttgcAAGGGTCTGAAAACCTATCCATAGTAGATTCggtttaaaaccgtgagggaGATACCGAGACGTAACGAAcgaaagcagacaatatcaactaacGGTGGTCTTAGATTTTAACAAATGATTGGCTGGAATAGCTCTATCAACTAACGGTGGTCTTAGATTTTAACAAATGATTGGCTGGAATAGCTCATCGTGcggctgttaaccacaaggtcggaggttcaaGCCCTTCTTCTAGTGATGTGAACGAAGCATGCAAACTTTATAATTGTGTTCGGTGCTTCTCCCAAgtacaaattttcaatcaacATCGATTTGTGATGCTCTCGTGTACCGAGAGCTAACTAAACAATCAtgttttgacacttaaaagcACTGGTGAGTTCAATTGATATCCACCACGGTACGAGTTCAATCTCTTAGTGTTGAAAAGTTTGACACAAGCCCATAAAATGGTGGGTGGttatagatattatccactttggcacGAGTTTTGCCTAACAATAATATGGATGGATTgtcagaagtgggatttgaacccacgccctcttACGAGGACCAGAACTTgagtctggcgccttagaccactcggccatcctGACTACTAATTGTGCGTTCCTagattggtttgagaggggaattTATCATTCCGTATATGGGTGTGTAAACGTCTCCCAAgtaggcgcgttttaaaactgtgaggctgacgacgatacgtaacggattaaaatagataatatctactggctgttggagagaggaacgaaacaatcCAGATAAGGGtgcgaaaacctctccctaataggcgcgatttaaaactgtgaggctcaTGGCAATACCTACTGGGCAAGAATGaacaatgtctgctagcagtgggcttggacttttacaaatgaaatcaaagctagtcactaggcgatgtgtcagtgaggacgcttgGCACTCAGAAGGGGTcgatagtgagatcccacgtcgattagagaggtgaagaaacatttcttgcAAGGGTCTTAAAACCTATCCATAGTAGATTCggtttaaaaccgtgagggaGATACCGAGACGTAACGAAcgaaagcagacaatatcaactaacGGTGGTCTTAGATTTTAACAAATGATtggctggaatagctcagCGTGcggctgttaaccacaaggtcggaggttcaaGCCCTTCTTCTAGCGATGTGAACGAAGCATGCAAACTTTATAATTGTGTTCGGTGCTTCTCCCAAgtacaaattttcaatcaacATCGATTTGTGATGTTCTCGTGTACCGAGAGCTAACTAAACAATCAtgttttgacacttaaaagcACTGGTGAGTTCAATTGATATCCACCACGAGTTCAATTTCTTAGCGTTGAAAAGTTCGACACAAGCCCATAAAACGGTGGGTGGttatagatattatccactttggcacGAGTCTtgcctaaaaaataatatggatGGATTgtcagaagtgggatttgaacccacgccctcttACGAGGACCAGAACTTGAGTCtagcgccttagaccactcggccatcctGACTACTGATTGTATGTTCTTggattggtttgagaggggaattTATCATACCGTATATGGGTGTGTAAACATCTCCCAAgtaggcgcgttttaaaactgtgaggctgacgacgatacgtaagagattaaaatagataatatctactggcTGTTGGACagaggaacgaaacaatcCAGATAAGGGtgcgaaaacctctccctaataggcgcgatttaaaactgtgaggctcaTGCCAATACCTACTGGGCAAGAATGAACAATGTCGGCTAGCAGTGGGGTTGGACTTTTACAAATGAaatcagagctagtcactaGGCGATGTGCGAGTGAGGACGCTTGGCACTCAGAAGGGGTcgatagtgagatcccacgtcgattagaGAGGTGAAGAAACTTTTCTTGCAAGGGTCTTAAAACCTATCCATAGTAGATTCagtttaaaaccgtgagggaGATACCGAGACGTAACGAAtgaaagtagacaatatcaatTACGGGTGGTCTTAGATTGTACAAATGATtggctggaatagctcagttcGTTAGAGcatgtggctgttaaccacaaggttgGAGGTTCAAGCCCTCCTTCTAGCGATGTGAACGAAGAATGCCTTTATAATTGTGTGTTTGGTGCTTCTCTTTAgtacaaattttcaatcaacATCGATTTGTGATGTTCTCGTCTAGCGAGAGCTAACTAAACAATCAAGTTTTGACACTTTTAAAAAGCACTGGTGAGTTCAATTGATATCCACCACGGTACGAGTTCAATTTCTTAGCGTTGAAAAGTTCGACAcaagatattatccactttggcacGAGTTTTGCCTAACAATAATATGGATGGATTGTcaaaagtgggatttgaacccataCCCTCTTACGAGGACCAAAACTTGAGtttggcgccttagaccactcggccatcctGCCTACTAATTGTGCATT includes the following:
- the LOC111786078 gene encoding aspartic proteinase nepenthesin-1-like, producing the protein MARTPNLLLALLLHFLHLTHFTLSADPISSNPLLTPSHRAMVLPLYRSSPNSSKLISKPHRRLRGFPNSNNRSNARMRLYDDLLLNGYYTTRLWIGTPPQKFALIVDTGSTVTYVPCSTCELCGKHQDPKFDPELSSTYQPVKCNSDCTCDGDGVQCVYERQYAEMSTSSGVLGDDVISFGNQSALVPQRAVFGCENEETGDLYSQRADGIMGLGSGDLSIVDQLVEKGVINDSFSLCYGGMDIGGGAMVLGGISPPSEMIFSYSDPVRSPYYNVDLKEIHVAGKKLPLEPSVFDGRYGSVLDSGTTYSYLPQEAFGPFKNAIMNALHSLKKIGGPDPNFKDTCFSGAGSDAAELSKTFPTVDLVFDNGQKLSLAPENYLFRHSKVHGAYCLGIFENGNNDQTTLLGGIIVRNTLVMYDREHSKIGFWKTNCSELWERLHISDDNAHAPSVSNTSHDTDMAPASAPSESPYDMIPEDLQIGRITFDILLNISYKHLEPHITQLSDHIAHELNVSHSQVRLLNFTMRGNHSLIQLAILPNGSSEFFSPATATTIISLIVEHHMKLPPKYGSYRVIRWNVEPLMDRSLWKRLYILVGLAIMVTLILGLSAMGVWFIWRRRQQAFHSYKPVNAAAPEQELQTL